A segment of the Verrucomicrobiota bacterium genome:
TTTAATGACAGGTTTTGGAAGTCAAAATCGGCTAAAATTCTACGTCGCGACATTTCTGGTCGAGTTGATGGACGATGCGCTGGATTTTCTGTGAGGACAGGATGGTGCCGCTACGGTTCAGAATGAATCCGCGAATTTCCTTATGGTTCAATACCGGGATACCGTCTTTGGATTTGCGCTCAATCCACCAGCCGGGGATGGTCAGGATGGGAGTGACGGAAACCGACTCGCCAATGGCACTGCTTAGTTGACCACTCAACCAACTGGCGTTGATGCGCGTCTGCTCCAGCATCTTCAATTCCCTACCACCGGGAAAGTTCAGGGATTGGCCGTCATAGGTGACGACATGGTTGTTGAAGCCGGGTGGCAGTTCACCTTTGCGGCGAGCCTTGGTTTCAATGGCAAAGACCCCGGTGGATGAAACAACAATGTGGTCAATGTTCCATTTGGGATCTGCCGGGTAATCGTGGAAGACCTGGCAACCATCGAGCATAAGCTTATTCAGGGCTTCGCCTACGAAACGTTCGCCACTAAAACCGAGGTTGTAATTGCGGTAATCCATCACCGATCTATAAACGCGGCGACCAAGGAAGATAAGTACGCCTGCGCACAAAATTCCAAAAAGAAGGGTAACAAGCATTCCAGTAGAAGTAGTCGCCGCTGACCAAGTCTTGACGATGGCTGAGAATATACATGACACCATAGCGAAGTAAGCCAAGGCCACGATCATTGTCTCATTCAATTCATCCAGCCGGTTGCGCAAACTTTCTCCCGGAGGGCGCAGCATTTTCTCAGAGACGGGTGGGCGTTTGCCCTGTTTATGCAGCAAAAAGAACCGTGTGAAAAAGAGCAACAGGATCGCCAAGGGTAAAAATTGGATAAACAGGTCGAACATAGATAGAGTGAATTTTTTGGGATAGTGAATACCGAAAAGCCAAATGAAGGTTAAAACGGCGGGTCGTTTGAGCAGAGGCTTTGACTTACGGACCGGCCTTTGTGCGAAGTCTCATCGTTGAGCAGGTTAAATGTGTTGAGTCGCACTCGAATAGAGGTTAGCGAGACGCCGTAGATGTTGGCAAGACTGCCACTGACAAGTTGAAAATCACGGCGGCTATAATCTGCGTCTGAAATCCACACCTTGCCGACATTACGCGTGATTCCGTAGAAAAGCTGGGTTTCAACCAAAGCTTTTAGAAAAGTTGCTCGTGGAAGAACAAGTGAGGCGGCAAAGACATTAGCCTGCCATTCCAACCAGTCCTGAGGAGTCCGTTCATCAAGGCGGCAAAGGGTCTCCTCGTCATCTTGCAAAGTCTCCTGCTCCTGGCGGGGTTGTGCAAATCTCCAGTTTTTATAATTCCACCTATGAAGAATCCAGTGGCCAATCTCATGAGCGGCCGTAAACCGCATTTGAACTTTTCTTTCCCCAGCCAACAGATTATCGAGGCTAAGGAGCTTGCGTGAGAAATTTACCAACCCAAGAATCTTGGCACCATTTTTATAGCCAAGATCCAATATGGAGCTTTGCAGACCAGTCGTTTTGCCGAGTTCTTGGATTATTTCGAGGACTGGAGTTTGGACTGGCACACGGAGTGCTTTCGGACAATATTTATCCAGGACTTCGGTTGCAATATCCTCAATCTGCCGGGCTTTAAGAATGGGGATTCCATCTTCACTATATCTGAGTTGGTTAGGACTGAAGGCCATATGGTTCGGACTTATGGTTTCTCACCGGTTCATGAGTTCGCGGACCAGGTCAGCACCACGAGCAAGATCGGCAGCGCGCAGTTCTACGACATTCCAGTGCAATGGACCTTCCCGAAGGCGATTGCGGATGATGCGATCCCGACGAAGACGCGCACCCGTGTGAAACGCGGCGCCGTCCACGTAAATCGCAAGCCGCCGGGCGGATACCGCAAAGTCGGCGATAGAAATAGGCGGAAGCCCTTCGGCAGGGGCCACAGATACTTGGCGTTCGGGGTGGAAACCATGCTGCTCAAACAGGCGGAGAAACCGTAACTCAAGTGGGGAACCAACACCCGCCGCGAAGGCTTCGAGCCAGGGACGAGGGTCGTTACTATCCCCGCGTTCGAGCGGCAATGGTTGCGGCGCACTGGCGGCCAACTGGTCCAGATCACCAATAATGGCGGGCCATCGCAATTGGTCGTGATAGCGTTGATTCTGATAGGACTTCAGACAACGGTAACAAGCGGTTTCACAGTTTGGGTGATTCAAATGCTCCAACGCTCGTTGGGCGATCAGATGAAATTCCCTGGCCATGCGGGCAATGTACCCGCTGCCGCCGACGCTGGGATCCACAAAGGTGAGGGATACCCGCTGGAAGGCACCGGCCTCAGCAGATTCCTGCCAAGGTCCCTCCGGTTCGAATTCAATTTCGCTGCCATCCAAAAGCAGGTGATGGCGGATGCCAATACGCAGCGCGGCTCCCAACGAATGCGTCCACTCTTCCAACGCGTTAGCGTCAAATCCCTCTGGAATGAAAGCAACCAACCTCAGTACTTCGGCTTCCAGGCTGGTGACTATGCCGCTGGGCTGGGCAGGCTGCCCAGCGCGGGCGCAGGACTGGGAATGGCCATAAGGGTCGATGGCATTGCCAGTGCGGGCGCGCCGCCGGGGGCCAGCATCCTCGGGAGGCGGAGCGATCAGCGTGTGGCCGCAGGTACTGCACAGGCAGAAGCCACGGGCATTCTGATGCAGCACCAAACCGCGCTCGCGTTCGGCTTCGGTAGGTTCCAGGCCTTCGTTAAGCCAGCGCACTTCCTCATTGCGGCTGAGCTGGAGCTGCCAACCGGGACCAACGGACCAACGCTCAAACACTTCGCCATTCCATTGGGGGAAGAAAGCGACCAGGTTGCGGGCGCCTATCCGGTCCTCTTCATCAAGGACGGGCGCTTCATTGCGCTGGGCGACAAAGCCGCCGTATTCAAAGGCCGGGTAGGCGGGACCGGGCTCGGCCAATTGACAGCGGGGACATCGGGCGTGGTCGGCGGCATACCGGAGGCCACAACGGCGGCAGAGCCGGTAATTCCAAGGGGTATCGCTGCGGGGATTCCACGGAGAACTGGTATCCAAACCGATGACTTTCCAGCGGCGAGCCCGGGCATAGACGGGGGCGGCGGGCATGTACTGGTAGATGCCAAATCGGCGGGCCACGGAGACCAGATTTTCCTCATTCGGATCCCCCAGCAGCCGGAGGGAGGCCGGTTCGGAGGGGAATTCGTAGCCGGGCAGGATGCCAAATTCGGCGAATCGGCGCGGGGGATAGCCGGCAGACGCGTCATCGGCTTCCGGACGGTCATCTCGCCGGGCGACGGGCACACCCAGGAGGCGAGCTACCAGATCAGCGGCGCGCACCCCGGATTGCCGGCCCTGGAGGGTGGCGTAAAAACGTTCGAGCGCGGCTCGGAGTTCCTGCACCTGGCGGGCGGTGCGCTGCACGACGTCGTTGATGCGGTTGGGGAGTGAGGCGAGGTGCGCCTGCAAGGCGGCGTCATCCAGGCCACAGGCGCGCAGGATATCCTCCCCCCAGGCGAGGCGAGCCAGTTGCAAGGCGTAATCGCCCTGGGCTTGGACGGCGGCAATCAAGGCGTTGACGGGCTCGGATTTGATTTCGCCCTGTTCGCTGACGTATTCGACCATGCGACCGGCGAGGCCGGGATTGGCGGCACCGAAGGCAATGGCGGCCAGGTGGCGGAGGATGACATCACGGTTGCCGAGCGAAATGGCGGGGGCGGGAATCTCGCCAGAGATCATTTCCTCGGGGTGATCGAAGAAATACTGGTCATGCGGATTGCTGCGCGCATAACCGACCACAAGGCCGACCCGGGTGCGGCGACCGGCGCGGCCCCCGCGCTGGGCGTAGTTGTCGGGCCGGGGCGGGACGTTGCGGAGCATCACCGCATCCAAGCCGCCGACGTCAATGCCCATTTCCATAGTGGGCGAGCAGGCGAGGACGTTGAGCGGTGCCTCGGCGGCGGAAGCTTTAAAACGATTCTCCAAATCCACGCGGCGTTCATTGGTCACCTGGGCGGTATGTTCGTCGGCAATCAGAGGCCGGAAGGTGGGCTGGCGCATGCGGCGGACGGTCCGATGCTGCTCGACCTCGGCATCGGGCCACAGGGAGGCGACGCCATGACAACGCGGGCATGGGGCACCAGCATAAGCTCCGGCCAAGGGCCACGAACAAATATTGCAGCGGAGGCGGTCCGCACCAGTGAAAAGGCGGAGGCGCAGGACTTCGGCGTTCAACTGGCACACCCGGGCGCTTTGGCGATGGCCCTGAACGTCGGACGTGGTGGTAAAACTACCGCGCTGGAGGAATTGCAGGAGGGCGAGGCCGTCGTTGGCATCGGGCTGGGGAGCGCCGAAGCGGTGCAAAAGGTGTTCGACCAGGCGCTGGAAACTCGGGGCGCGCCCGCCGGTGCCGGGGGCGCGCCAGGCATTTCGGATGGTAATGCCAAAGGGGGCCCCGGCATTATCGGCATACGGGAGCGGGCGGCCCTGGGGATCCACGGGCATGCCTTTGGGCTGGGCGACCTTGCGCTCCCAATCGGCCCGCGCAATGTAATCAGGACAGGCGGGGTTGCGCGGATGGTAGCGCATCATTTCGCGCGAGAGCATGCTGCGCACGCGGAGTTCATCGAGAAAACAACGGCAGAGATGGGTTAATTGGGCCTGGGTGATGCCCCAGTGGGCGCACAGGTCCCCGCCACGACTACGGACCTCCTCCTCCAAACCATCGTAGGCAATCGAAAGCACGCCGAGATTGATGAGAGTGCCGCGAAAGAAAGGAGTGACGGCGATTTCATCCAGCAACGGGGCCTCCTCCCAGGCGCGGACGCGGAGGCGCTCATCCTCGGTGAGGCGGCGTTCGGGATCGTCGGGGCCGTTGGGATTGTCGCCCGCCTGAACGCCAAGGTCCCCCAGCAGTTCGACAGCGCGTTGCAGGGAGAGGCGGGGGTTCGATTGCAAGATTTGGAAGAGGCGCCGCCGCATGCGGTCATAGCGGCTTGCGAAAATGATGAACCGGGCCTGGTGGGCGGCATCTTGGCGGCTGTCGCTGAAGATGAGCAATCGTTCCTTGCCATCGTGGCCCTCGCGGTCGGCGTTGGCGTCGGCCAGGGCTTCGACGAGGCCTTCGCCCAACACCTTGACGGCAGCGGAGGTGCCAAGGGCAACAGGGGTGATCACGTTGCGGGTGCCGGCGGTGCCGCCGCAGCAAAGGCAACGGCTCCGGCCGTGAACGAGGCGGACCTGGAAGGGAAAATCCGAGGCCGTCAGACTGAAATTCAGAGTGTGGGGATCAAACGAACCCGAATGTACGGGATGCCCGCGGACCTGGGCAATGCGGGCGCGAGTGCCCCGGCGGGGAACGCGTGGCTCGCCGTCTTCCTCCTCCGGGTCTTCCTCGGGCTGGATGTCCATTTCCTGCCGGGCCACGTCGTAAATCATCCATTCCTCGTCGGCAGAGTCGGCTGAGTAAGGCTGCATTTGCCCGGCCACCGGGTCGCCGCTGAGGCGAAGATAATCCGCACCACAGTTGCGGCAGAGGAACAATGGGGCGGTCTGGCGACCGCAATCGCAGACAGGCTGGCCCATGGGGTAGATGCGACCGCAGCCGCGATCGAGACAACGCACGAACTTCCAACCACCGCGAATGAGCCGGTGCGCGCGCAGGCGCAAACCGCCTGGGGCATCCTCCGGCAAAGCGGACCCCGCCAGCAGCACGGCCTCGACCTCGCGCCGAAGCGCGGCCCGGTCCGCTCCCCGGCGTTCGGGGATTTCGGACAGCATCAGGTCCACGATCTGGTTCAAGGACATGGGACGGGAGACAAGCCACTGGTTGAGCAGCCAAAGCAAACGGCAGTGCCGGGCGGCACGGGCAAGATCACCAGTGGGAGCAACGCCAGAAGAGGCGGACAAGGCACGCTCCACGGAAGCGAGATTGGTTACGTTCACGGGCGAGGCGGCGGGCACGGCAGGGGCAAAGCGAGATTCGGCTGGAATGATGATGTCCTCCAATACCTCCCCGACCACGCGAATGGTGGCGGGCTGAACGCCGGTTAAACGGCTGAAGAACTCCTGGACGGCGGCATCCCGGTGCTGGTTGCGCTCCCCAGCGCTGAGATTTGAGTCCGCGATACTTTTGATGGTGGCAGACGTGCCAACGTTTAGGAGCGTGGGATAGCGGGCGGCGTGCTGGTCGGCAGGGACATCGGGCGACCAATCCTGTCGGGCGCGCGCAAGGTGCGCCCGGAGGCGACGTAACAACAGGGCGATATTGCTACCGAGCACACCGCGATAGGTATGCACTTCATCCATTACAAGGAACCTGCAACGGTGATTGGCAAAGAGATCATCGCGGTCTTTGGGGCGGATGAGCAAATACTCCAACATCATGTAGTTGGTCAGCAGGATGCGCGGAGGGTTGTTGCGCATGCGCTCACGCTCAGCTTGGTTGGTGCCACGATCGTATTTGCGAACGTCAACCAGATCCGCCACACCGGCAGCTTCCAAGTATTCTTTAATGCGCTTTTCCTGGTCATTGGCCAGGGCGTTCATCGGATAGACCAGAATAGCCGTCAGACCGGTCCGCCGGAACTGATGCGCATCGGCGATGGCGTTCTGAATGACCGGAAGCAGGAAACACTCGGTTTTACCGGAGCCGGTGCCGGTGGTCACGACAAGAGGGGACGCTGCCGGGCCGTGCAAGTGGATGATGGCCTCGGACTGATGCAGGTAGGCGGTTTCAGAGCGCGAGCGGACGGCCATGGCGCGGGCCAGCGCGGGGTCCAAGGGCAGGCGGCTCCATGGTTCTCCAGCACGGAACGGGCGATGGGCCTGGTAAAAAGGTTCCTGGGCAAGGAAAAGCGGACGGTCAAGTTCGGCTTCCAAGGCCAGCCGGAGGGAACGGTCGCGGGCGCGGAACTCAGACCGGAGATAATCGCGATACTCATCAATGACGTGGTCGAGGGTGAGGATGGGGTTCAGGCTCATGGCAACTAAGGTATGGTTATAATTCGTTCAGAATGAATACCTTGCAACGAGAGGCACCCAGGTGCCAAGCAATTTCTGTTCTGGTTTAGCCCAATCCTGAAGGTCCACTTGATTAAGTCCGTGGGCTAATTCGTTCCATTCTTCCAATGTGGTTGTATCTTCATACTTCGCTGAAAGAGCCTTCAAGTCTCCTTCTGATAATTGCCACTGAGAAGGCGAAGTCTCTAACAACCAAAGCAGCCATGGCCTAGCCAGTGCGGGAAAAGCTGAGCTTACAGCAAGTAACAGCATGGGGCAGCGATAAACTCCTGCAACATCTTCCGTCCCAAGGAAATTCGTCCATTCAATTTCACGCACACCCACGCGAATCAGACAATAGGTATTGGCTAGGCGCTTAACGGCTCGCGGGGTTTGGAAAAATGGTTGGAACCGGTGCATTTCGGAAATTTCTTTTTCAGATAAAACCAAACGTTTAGGATCCGATACCATATTGTCTGGTTTATCGGGTGTTCTTTTAATGTCCTCTATTGGTTTTAAAGGTGTTGACTCCAAAGTGGACGAGGTCTTGGGAAGAGTATTTTCGGTGAGCACGGGAGCGGGTTTAATTTGCTGGTGATCCGATTCATTTGCCGTGTTAGACGTGGTGGAACCCGTCCCGACTTGTGGCGCTGGCGGGAATACAGTATTGGTCCCTAGAGCAACAGGTTCAATTTCTGATGGTGTGCCTGGTTTTTCGTAATTAGTTACGGAAAGAGTTGCCTTGGAGCGCAATAAA
Coding sequences within it:
- a CDS encoding nuclease-related domain-containing protein produces the protein MFDLFIQFLPLAILLLFFTRFFLLHKQGKRPPVSEKMLRPPGESLRNRLDELNETMIVALAYFAMVSCIFSAIVKTWSAATTSTGMLVTLLFGILCAGVLIFLGRRVYRSVMDYRNYNLGFSGERFVGEALNKLMLDGCQVFHDYPADPKWNIDHIVVSSTGVFAIETKARRKGELPPGFNNHVVTYDGQSLNFPGGRELKMLEQTRINASWLSGQLSSAIGESVSVTPILTIPGWWIERKSKDGIPVLNHKEIRGFILNRSGTILSSQKIQRIVHQLDQKCRDVEF
- a CDS encoding DEAD/DEAH box helicase, whose protein sequence is MSLNPILTLDHVIDEYRDYLRSEFRARDRSLRLALEAELDRPLFLAQEPFYQAHRPFRAGEPWSRLPLDPALARAMAVRSRSETAYLHQSEAIIHLHGPAASPLVVTTGTGSGKTECFLLPVIQNAIADAHQFRRTGLTAILVYPMNALANDQEKRIKEYLEAAGVADLVDVRKYDRGTNQAERERMRNNPPRILLTNYMMLEYLLIRPKDRDDLFANHRCRFLVMDEVHTYRGVLGSNIALLLRRLRAHLARARQDWSPDVPADQHAARYPTLLNVGTSATIKSIADSNLSAGERNQHRDAAVQEFFSRLTGVQPATIRVVGEVLEDIIIPAESRFAPAVPAASPVNVTNLASVERALSASSGVAPTGDLARAARHCRLLWLLNQWLVSRPMSLNQIVDLMLSEIPERRGADRAALRREVEAVLLAGSALPEDAPGGLRLRAHRLIRGGWKFVRCLDRGCGRIYPMGQPVCDCGRQTAPLFLCRNCGADYLRLSGDPVAGQMQPYSADSADEEWMIYDVARQEMDIQPEEDPEEEDGEPRVPRRGTRARIAQVRGHPVHSGSFDPHTLNFSLTASDFPFQVRLVHGRSRCLCCGGTAGTRNVITPVALGTSAAVKVLGEGLVEALADANADREGHDGKERLLIFSDSRQDAAHQARFIIFASRYDRMRRRLFQILQSNPRLSLQRAVELLGDLGVQAGDNPNGPDDPERRLTEDERLRVRAWEEAPLLDEIAVTPFFRGTLINLGVLSIAYDGLEEEVRSRGGDLCAHWGITQAQLTHLCRCFLDELRVRSMLSREMMRYHPRNPACPDYIARADWERKVAQPKGMPVDPQGRPLPYADNAGAPFGITIRNAWRAPGTGGRAPSFQRLVEHLLHRFGAPQPDANDGLALLQFLQRGSFTTTSDVQGHRQSARVCQLNAEVLRLRLFTGADRLRCNICSWPLAGAYAGAPCPRCHGVASLWPDAEVEQHRTVRRMRQPTFRPLIADEHTAQVTNERRVDLENRFKASAAEAPLNVLACSPTMEMGIDVGGLDAVMLRNVPPRPDNYAQRGGRAGRRTRVGLVVGYARSNPHDQYFFDHPEEMISGEIPAPAISLGNRDVILRHLAAIAFGAANPGLAGRMVEYVSEQGEIKSEPVNALIAAVQAQGDYALQLARLAWGEDILRACGLDDAALQAHLASLPNRINDVVQRTARQVQELRAALERFYATLQGRQSGVRAADLVARLLGVPVARRDDRPEADDASAGYPPRRFAEFGILPGYEFPSEPASLRLLGDPNEENLVSVARRFGIYQYMPAAPVYARARRWKVIGLDTSSPWNPRSDTPWNYRLCRRCGLRYAADHARCPRCQLAEPGPAYPAFEYGGFVAQRNEAPVLDEEDRIGARNLVAFFPQWNGEVFERWSVGPGWQLQLSRNEEVRWLNEGLEPTEAERERGLVLHQNARGFCLCSTCGHTLIAPPPEDAGPRRRARTGNAIDPYGHSQSCARAGQPAQPSGIVTSLEAEVLRLVAFIPEGFDANALEEWTHSLGAALRIGIRHHLLLDGSEIEFEPEGPWQESAEAGAFQRVSLTFVDPSVGGSGYIARMAREFHLIAQRALEHLNHPNCETACYRCLKSYQNQRYHDQLRWPAIIGDLDQLAASAPQPLPLERGDSNDPRPWLEAFAAGVGSPLELRFLRLFEQHGFHPERQVSVAPAEGLPPISIADFAVSARRLAIYVDGAAFHTGARLRRDRIIRNRLREGPLHWNVVELRAADLARGADLVRELMNR
- a CDS encoding ImmA/IrrE family metallo-endopeptidase; this translates as MAFSPNQLRYSEDGIPILKARQIEDIATEVLDKYCPKALRVPVQTPVLEIIQELGKTTGLQSSILDLGYKNGAKILGLVNFSRKLLSLDNLLAGERKVQMRFTAAHEIGHWILHRWNYKNWRFAQPRQEQETLQDDEETLCRLDERTPQDWLEWQANVFAASLVLPRATFLKALVETQLFYGITRNVGKVWISDADYSRRDFQLVSGSLANIYGVSLTSIRVRLNTFNLLNDETSHKGRSVSQSLCSNDPPF